The Bdellovibrionales bacterium genome contains the following window.
GATCAATGCTATGTCTGAACTCATCCAGGTAGCGGCTTCGAAGCGTACGAAAGTGACTTTGGATATACCGAATGGAATCTGGCAGGTGCGTGTGGATGTGAGCAGTTTTGAAAACGTGCTGATTAATCTCTCTATCAACGCCCGCGATGCGATGCCTGAGGGCGGGGATTTGATCATCCGCCTTGAAAATAAAACTCTCACTGAGAATACCGACTTCTGCGTTGCGGGTGATTACGTCACGATCGCGGTAGAAGACACCGGTATTGGTATTCCAAAAGATATGCATGAGAAAATCTTTGAGCCCTTCTTCACCACGAAAGAAGAGGGCCAGGGAACTGGTTTGGGCCTCAGCACAGTTTTGAACTTCGTTCAGCAAAACTATGGTGCCGTAACTGTGGACTCGGTTGTCGACCACGGTACAACCTTCACCATTTATCTCCCTCGCTATCAGGAAGCCTCTGCGTGATCTCGCAATTCAAAGACATCATTGTTTTCACAGACGGAGCTTGCTCTGGAAACCCAGGCCCTGGCGGCTGGGGAGCCGTTGTCGTTTTGCCCGAGGGGAAAGTGCAAGAACTCGGTGACGGCGATCGCTCGACCACCAACAATCGCATGGAGATTTCCGGTGTGTTGGGAGCTTTAGCATATTTAAAAAATATCCCGGGCGATGTGCGTATCTATACGGATTCTACTTATGTCATTCGCGGTATCACCCAATGGGTGTGGGGCTGGAAGCGTAACAACTGGCTGACTGCTGAAGGCAAAGAGGTTCAAAACAAAGATCTGTGGGAAGAGCTTTCGTATCTTGTGTACAAACGCAAAACCCTCGGCGAACTCTCATGGCATTATGTGCGTGGGCACACCGGCGTCCCCGGCAATGAACGCTGTGATGAAATCAGTGTCGCTTATTCAAAGGGACAAAGTTTCCGTTTATACAGCGGCCCTTTGTTGAAGTATGATCTGCCGATCTTGGATTTGCCG
Protein-coding sequences here:
- the rnhA gene encoding ribonuclease HI; protein product: MVFTDGACSGNPGPGGWGAVVVLPEGKVQELGDGDRSTTNNRMEISGVLGALAYLKNIPGDVRIYTDSTYVIRGITQWVWGWKRNNWLTAEGKEVQNKDLWEELSYLVYKRKTLGELSWHYVRGHTGVPGNERCDEISVAYSKGQSFRLYSGPLLKYDLPILDLPEPEGLPEMKSYNKGEKKAAHSYLSNIGGVVYRHKDWGSCERRVKGQSGAKFKKTMSASEEQDVLKSWGLAGAVIKEG